One segment of Streptomyces sp. NBC_00576 DNA contains the following:
- a CDS encoding transcriptional regulator, producing MTTLYTNLTTPPPRLPVRDKTAARQRAWGGVSPMLARLATERATGVLVRERGSLYLADGQVVHADSPAVPGLDVLLTARGTLDAQGWRDAVGAAGERNRVGRFLVESGRIGAGALEVCHLGALYDAAYFALAPSGTPGHFRYGDTHWLGPVRPVPVAAVEHETLRRRALLHRIWPDPAPDSAPLLRSGSPAAPTVSARQHAVLALVDGVRTAADIALALARPAFHTLVDVRRLAAAGVIAPVATPAPPPDPSPPPASPASSAPPAPPGTLPPSFADPDITLLKRLRDALEAL from the coding sequence ATGACGACTCTGTACACGAATCTGACGACCCCGCCGCCGCGTCTGCCGGTGCGGGACAAGACGGCGGCCCGGCAGCGGGCGTGGGGCGGGGTCTCGCCGATGCTCGCCCGGCTCGCCACCGAGCGGGCCACCGGTGTCCTGGTCCGCGAACGCGGCTCGCTCTACCTCGCCGACGGCCAGGTCGTGCACGCCGACAGTCCGGCCGTACCGGGCCTCGACGTGCTGCTCACGGCACGGGGCACGCTGGACGCGCAGGGCTGGCGGGACGCCGTGGGCGCGGCCGGCGAGCGGAACCGGGTCGGGCGGTTCCTGGTCGAGAGCGGCCGGATCGGCGCGGGCGCCCTGGAGGTGTGTCACCTGGGGGCGCTGTACGACGCGGCGTACTTCGCCCTCGCGCCCAGCGGCACACCGGGGCACTTCAGATACGGGGACACGCACTGGCTCGGCCCGGTGCGCCCGGTGCCGGTGGCGGCGGTGGAGCACGAGACCCTGCGCCGGCGCGCCCTGCTGCACCGCATCTGGCCCGACCCGGCCCCCGACAGCGCCCCGCTGCTGCGCTCCGGCAGCCCGGCAGCGCCGACGGTCTCCGCCCGCCAGCACGCCGTACTGGCCCTGGTCGACGGTGTCCGTACGGCGGCGGACATCGCCCTGGCGCTGGCCCGTCCGGCCTTCCACACCCTGGTGGACGTACGGCGCCTGGCGGCCGCGGGGGTCATAGCCCCGGTGGCCACCCCGGCCCCGCCACCCGACCCCTCACCACCCCCCGCTTCCCCCGCTTCCTCCGCTCCCCCTGCTCCCCCCGGGACGCTGCCGCCGTCGTTCGCCGACCCCGACATCACGCTGCTGAAGAGGCTCAGGGATGCGCTGGAGGCCCTTTGA
- a CDS encoding roadblock/LC7 domain-containing protein has protein sequence MAAEAEVMDELRRLRARVPQLTGALAASVDGLVLVQDTPGVEPETVAALTATALSVAVRMADATGQGDFRELLVRGVYGYVATYAAGRTAVLTLLAQDRVNVGRLHLEGRRAGLRIGELVDAAAETEQAPAPARPAATPTLNPNPNPTAAPAPMPTRTRTPRAPRTPTTTPNARTTTEG, from the coding sequence ATGGCAGCCGAGGCCGAAGTCATGGACGAACTACGCCGGTTGCGGGCCCGCGTGCCCCAGCTCACCGGCGCCCTCGCGGCCAGCGTCGACGGTCTCGTCCTCGTCCAGGACACCCCTGGTGTCGAACCGGAGACGGTCGCGGCGCTCACCGCCACCGCGCTCAGTGTCGCCGTGCGCATGGCGGACGCGACCGGCCAGGGCGACTTCCGTGAGCTGCTGGTGCGCGGGGTGTACGGCTATGTGGCGACGTACGCGGCGGGCCGTACCGCCGTCCTGACGCTGCTCGCCCAGGACCGCGTCAACGTCGGCCGACTGCACCTGGAGGGCCGCCGGGCCGGCCTCCGCATCGGGGAGCTGGTGGACGCGGCGGCCGAGACGGAGCAGGCACCCGCACCGGCCAGACCGGCCGCCACACCCACGCTCAACCCCAACCCCAACCCCACAGCCGCACCCGCCCCCATGCCCACCCGAACCAGAACCCCGCGCGCGCCACGCACACCGACAACCACACCCAACGCGCGTACCACCACTGAAGGTTGA
- a CDS encoding MurR/RpiR family transcriptional regulator produces the protein MSTPSADDSRGTGTGTERDAGAEGGAGVEGLSGHLPDSPAARLQALFEGHRLTPTQRRIAHSMVRRAAEVPFLSSVELAELAGVSQPSVTRFAVALGFDGYPALRKHLREVAPAEQSAEPGSYNEYQQAVEAEIENLKHLAEVLADPRPVQRAGRLLAASRPLPVLGLRAAASQAYGFAYFAAKVHPDVRLLHEGGTMIHDRIDAAVRAGATTLLCFALPRHPREVVDTLAYAKSAGLTVVTVADSAFAPVAKVSDLLLPAAVGTGLAFDTVCAPMLLGRVLLEAMCDDLPDAQARLEEFDTRAAARGLFVE, from the coding sequence ATGAGCACGCCGAGTGCGGACGACAGCAGGGGTACGGGTACGGGTACGGAACGGGACGCGGGTGCGGAGGGGGGCGCGGGTGTGGAAGGCCTGAGCGGACACCTGCCCGACAGCCCCGCCGCCCGGCTCCAGGCCCTCTTCGAAGGGCACCGGCTCACCCCGACGCAGCGGCGCATCGCACACAGCATGGTGCGCCGGGCCGCCGAGGTGCCCTTCCTCTCCAGCGTCGAGCTGGCCGAACTGGCCGGCGTCAGCCAGCCGTCCGTCACCCGCTTCGCCGTCGCCCTCGGCTTCGACGGCTACCCGGCGCTGCGCAAGCACCTGCGCGAGGTCGCCCCCGCCGAACAGAGCGCCGAGCCGGGCTCGTACAACGAGTACCAGCAGGCCGTCGAGGCCGAGATCGAGAACCTCAAGCACCTGGCCGAGGTGCTCGCCGACCCGCGCCCCGTGCAACGGGCGGGACGGCTGCTCGCCGCGTCCCGCCCCCTGCCCGTCCTCGGCCTGCGCGCCGCCGCCTCCCAGGCGTACGGCTTCGCGTACTTCGCCGCCAAGGTCCACCCGGACGTACGGCTGCTCCACGAGGGCGGCACGATGATCCACGACCGTATCGACGCGGCCGTCCGAGCGGGCGCCACGACCCTCTTGTGCTTCGCGCTGCCCCGGCATCCGCGCGAGGTCGTCGACACCCTCGCCTACGCCAAGTCGGCGGGGCTGACCGTCGTCACCGTCGCCGACTCGGCGTTCGCGCCGGTCGCGAAGGTCTCCGACCTGCTGCTGCCCGCCGCTGTCGGCACCGGGCTCGCCTTCGACACCGTGTGCGCGCCGATGCTGCTCGGCCGGGTACTGCTGGAGGCCATGTGCGACGACCTGCCGGACGCCCAGGCGCGCCTGGAGGAGTTCGACACGCGGGCGGCGGCGCGGGGGCTGTTCGTCGAGTAG
- a CDS encoding aromatic amino acid ammonia-lyase translates to MSSRIVDTSPSVSPTASTGIVVLDGVGLGVEDVVRLADGAARPVPGTDAMKRVEEVWDVARRIAATGRVYGRSTGVGANRNEDVPTEAAADHGLRLLRSHAGAIGAELPARQVRAMLAVRANQLLAGGAGLRPGVVTALCDALENGAYPVVNEFGSVGTGDIAALAQMGLALAGEHEWIGPETAAAAGGSASRGWSVTGAPEPQALDNNDALALISSNALTLGQAALALHELRGLIAATQVVAALSLFAVDGSHEAYAAPVHAARPHRGSVEVARRMRELIGSAARPTPPLGRIQDPYGFRCLPQIHGPAHDAADALEGVLAIEINAAAENPLISPEDLTAYHHGGFYQAQLALALDHFRLAVTQVARLSTSRLSTLNEPAFTRLRPFLADHEPAASGVMILEYAAGAALGDLRAFSAPASLGHAVLSRGVEEQASFASLAARQTLRACDAYRLVVGCELVAAVRALRQRDLRPDPELPVGRALELAESVLDADSADRPLTDDVTAATALLDRFTEIWRGSGA, encoded by the coding sequence ATGTCGTCTCGGATCGTGGATACGTCGCCTTCGGTGTCGCCAACGGCCTCCACCGGCATCGTCGTCCTGGACGGCGTCGGCCTCGGCGTCGAGGACGTCGTACGCCTCGCCGACGGCGCCGCGCGGCCGGTGCCAGGCACCGACGCGATGAAGCGCGTCGAGGAGGTCTGGGACGTCGCCCGCCGCATCGCCGCGACCGGCCGCGTGTACGGCCGATCCACCGGCGTCGGCGCCAACCGCAACGAGGACGTCCCGACCGAGGCCGCCGCCGACCACGGCCTGCGCCTGCTGCGCAGCCACGCCGGCGCCATCGGCGCGGAACTGCCGGCCCGCCAGGTACGGGCGATGCTCGCCGTCCGCGCCAACCAGCTCCTGGCGGGGGGCGCCGGCCTGCGCCCCGGGGTGGTCACCGCACTGTGCGACGCGCTGGAGAACGGGGCGTATCCCGTGGTCAACGAGTTCGGGTCGGTGGGAACGGGCGACATCGCGGCGCTGGCGCAGATGGGGCTGGCACTGGCGGGGGAGCACGAGTGGATCGGGCCGGAGACAGCGGCGGCAGCGGGGGGATCGGCTTCGCGCGGGTGGAGCGTCACCGGCGCCCCCGAGCCCCAGGCCCTCGACAACAACGACGCCCTCGCCCTGATCAGCAGCAACGCGCTCACCCTCGGGCAGGCCGCGCTCGCCCTGCACGAGCTGCGCGGACTCATCGCCGCCACGCAGGTCGTCGCCGCGCTCTCACTGTTCGCCGTCGACGGTTCGCACGAGGCGTACGCCGCGCCCGTGCACGCCGCCCGTCCGCACCGGGGTTCGGTCGAAGTCGCCCGCCGGATGCGGGAGCTGATCGGTTCCGCGGCCCGGCCCACCCCTCCCCTCGGGCGCATCCAGGACCCGTACGGCTTCCGGTGCCTGCCGCAGATCCACGGACCCGCGCACGACGCCGCGGACGCGCTGGAGGGGGTGCTCGCGATCGAGATCAACGCCGCCGCCGAGAACCCGCTCATCTCCCCCGAGGACCTGACCGCCTACCACCACGGCGGCTTCTACCAGGCCCAACTGGCCCTCGCCCTCGACCACTTCAGGCTGGCCGTCACCCAGGTGGCGCGGCTGTCCACCTCGCGCCTGTCCACCCTCAACGAGCCCGCCTTCACCCGCCTGCGCCCCTTCCTCGCCGACCACGAGCCCGCCGCCTCCGGGGTGATGATCCTGGAGTACGCCGCCGGCGCCGCCCTCGGTGACCTGCGGGCCTTCTCCGCGCCCGCCTCGCTCGGGCACGCTGTACTCTCCCGGGGCGTCGAGGAACAGGCCAGCTTCGCCTCGCTCGCCGCCCGTCAGACGCTGCGCGCGTGCGACGCGTACCGTCTCGTCGTCGGCTGCGAACTCGTCGCCGCCGTACGGGCGCTGCGCCAGCGCGACCTGCGGCCGGACCCGGAACTGCCGGTGGGACGGGCGCTGGAGCTGGCCGAGTCGGTTCTCGACGCCGACTCGGCGGACCGGCCGCTCACGGACGACGTGACGGCGGCGACGGCACTGCTGGACCGGTTCACGGAGATCTGGAGGGGGAGCGGGGCATGA
- a CDS encoding MarR family winged helix-turn-helix transcriptional regulator codes for MTQEPEPLDADHLHFWSFIDYAIDRASRELPGIDPLAMRLVLTLHRAANMLVYDLESSVHRPRGWSWPGFRVLFAIWLSGPVEAKKVAELSGMSRAAVSALVNTLERDGLVSKERASYDGRAVQLGLTEAGLHAITTAFQAHNAREQEWAGALSEDEQQTLIELLGKLTAHSAHFDVRHRT; via the coding sequence GTGACCCAGGAACCGGAACCGCTGGATGCCGACCACCTGCACTTCTGGTCGTTCATCGACTACGCCATCGACCGGGCCTCGCGGGAACTCCCCGGCATCGACCCGCTCGCCATGCGGCTGGTGCTCACCCTCCACCGCGCGGCCAACATGCTCGTCTACGACCTCGAATCCTCCGTGCACCGGCCTCGCGGCTGGTCATGGCCCGGCTTCCGGGTGCTGTTCGCCATCTGGCTGTCGGGCCCGGTCGAGGCGAAGAAGGTCGCGGAACTGTCCGGCATGAGCCGAGCCGCCGTGTCGGCGCTGGTGAACACGCTGGAACGGGACGGCCTGGTGAGCAAGGAGCGCGCCTCCTACGACGGGCGCGCGGTCCAGCTCGGCCTCACCGAGGCCGGCCTGCATGCGATCACCACTGCCTTCCAGGCGCACAACGCGCGTGAACAGGAGTGGGCGGGCGCCCTCAGTGAGGACGAGCAGCAGACCCTCATCGAGTTGCTCGGCAAGCTGACCGCGCACTCCGCGCACTTCGACGTCCGGCATCGGACCTGA
- a CDS encoding flavin reductase family protein, producing the protein MPEALAPPSPGALRACMSRFATGVTVVSYATDSGPRGATMNSFTSVSAEPPLVLVSVARRARCHDQLADGPFCVNILGAEQEQLARLFAGAPSTAEPRWAEGARVPRLADPLAWVECEPWRTYDGGDHTLLVGRVTDLGHRDGDALTYAWSRFASTTESTDGIEHLF; encoded by the coding sequence ATGCCCGAAGCACTCGCTCCCCCCAGTCCCGGCGCGCTGCGTGCCTGCATGTCCCGTTTCGCCACCGGCGTCACGGTGGTGTCGTACGCGACCGACAGCGGTCCGCGGGGCGCCACCATGAACTCCTTCACGTCCGTGTCCGCCGAACCGCCGCTCGTGCTGGTCAGCGTCGCCCGCCGGGCCCGCTGTCACGACCAGCTGGCCGACGGGCCCTTCTGCGTGAACATCCTCGGCGCCGAGCAGGAGCAGCTGGCCCGGCTGTTCGCCGGGGCCCCGAGCACCGCGGAGCCCCGCTGGGCAGAGGGCGCGCGCGTCCCCCGGCTGGCCGACCCGCTCGCCTGGGTGGAGTGCGAGCCCTGGCGTACGTACGACGGCGGCGACCACACCCTCCTCGTCGGCCGCGTCACCGACCTCGGTCACCGCGACGGCGACGCCCTGACCTACGCCTGGAGCCGTTTCGCGTCCACGACCGAGTCGACCGACGGCATCGAGCACCTCTTCTGA
- the hpaB gene encoding 4-hydroxyphenylacetate 3-monooxygenase, oxygenase component, translating into MAARTGKEFLERLSQSRPTVHIQGETLTGGIQEHPAFRNVVQTYAELYDLQHSDEHKDVLTYASPTSGEPVGTSFLTPRTPDDLVKRRKSFKVWADHSNGMLGRTGDYMNSSLMALASAADWFAQADPAFGENIRRYYEKAREEDLLCTHTLIPPQVNRAVAGTQQAGGKLAARIVKEDDNGVVIRGARMLATIAPFADEMLVFPSTVLRGTPEDKPYSYAFAIPNDTPGLRYIAREPLDYDRPRHDHPLASRFEESDCVVVFDDVHVPFERCFALGDAELCNGFYSQTASVVHMTHQVVTRTTAKTEYILGLVTLLTEAIGIEQFQHVQEDIAEIITTLETLRAFLRAAEADAEINEYGVLTPAWAPLNAARNLYPKLYQRFPQILRKLGASGLMATPTELDITGPAAVDIEAYLQSATLTGAERVKLFRLVWDTCISAFSSRQALYEYYFFGDPVRMAGAYVKSYDREPYKAKVQGFLDQHSLDQHSLERS; encoded by the coding sequence ATGGCCGCACGCACCGGCAAGGAATTCCTCGAACGCCTCTCCCAGTCCCGCCCCACCGTGCACATCCAGGGCGAGACGCTCACCGGAGGAATCCAGGAACACCCCGCTTTCCGCAACGTGGTGCAGACCTACGCCGAGCTGTACGACCTCCAGCACAGCGACGAGCACAAGGACGTCCTCACGTACGCCTCCCCCACCTCCGGTGAGCCGGTCGGCACGTCCTTCCTCACTCCGCGCACACCCGACGACCTCGTCAAGCGCCGTAAGTCGTTCAAGGTGTGGGCCGACCACAGCAACGGCATGCTGGGCCGCACCGGCGACTACATGAACAGCTCCCTGATGGCGCTCGCCTCGGCCGCCGACTGGTTCGCCCAGGCCGACCCCGCCTTCGGCGAGAACATCCGCCGCTACTACGAGAAGGCCCGCGAAGAGGATCTGCTGTGCACCCACACGCTGATCCCGCCGCAGGTCAACCGGGCCGTGGCCGGTACCCAGCAGGCGGGCGGCAAGCTCGCGGCACGCATCGTGAAGGAGGACGACAACGGCGTGGTGATCCGCGGGGCGCGCATGCTCGCCACCATCGCCCCCTTCGCCGACGAGATGCTCGTCTTCCCCTCGACCGTGCTCCGCGGCACCCCCGAGGACAAGCCGTACTCGTACGCCTTCGCCATCCCCAACGACACCCCCGGCCTGCGCTACATCGCCCGCGAGCCCCTCGACTACGACCGCCCGCGCCACGACCACCCCCTCGCCTCCCGCTTCGAGGAATCGGACTGTGTCGTCGTCTTCGACGATGTGCACGTGCCCTTCGAGCGCTGCTTCGCCCTCGGTGACGCCGAACTGTGCAACGGCTTCTACTCCCAGACCGCCTCCGTGGTGCACATGACCCACCAGGTCGTCACCCGCACCACCGCCAAGACCGAGTACATCCTCGGACTGGTGACACTGCTGACCGAGGCCATCGGCATCGAGCAGTTCCAGCACGTCCAGGAGGACATCGCCGAGATCATCACCACCCTGGAGACGCTGCGCGCCTTCCTGCGCGCGGCGGAAGCCGACGCCGAGATCAACGAGTACGGGGTGCTGACCCCGGCCTGGGCCCCCCTCAACGCCGCCCGCAACCTCTACCCCAAGCTCTACCAGCGCTTCCCGCAGATCCTGCGCAAGCTCGGCGCCTCCGGCCTGATGGCCACCCCGACCGAACTCGACATCACCGGTCCGGCGGCCGTCGACATCGAGGCCTACCTCCAGTCGGCCACCCTCACCGGCGCCGAGCGCGTGAAGCTGTTCCGTCTCGTCTGGGACACCTGCATCTCCGCCTTCTCCAGCCGCCAGGCCCTGTACGAGTACTACTTCTTCGGCGACCCCGTCCGCATGGCCGGCGCGTACGTGAAGTCGTACGACCGCGAGCCGTACAAGGCGAAGGTCCAGGGCTTCTTGGATCAGCACAGCCTGGACCAGCACAGCCTGGAGCGCTCCTGA
- a CDS encoding fumarylacetoacetate hydrolase family protein encodes MTHPLGNPPSKIIAVHLNYPSRAKERGRIPAQPSYFLKPPSSLAGTKEAIVRPEGCELLGFEGEIALVVGSRAQRVRPEDGWSHVRWVTAANDAGVYDLRYADRGSNLRSKGADGFTPIGPRLLDARQLDPAALQLRTWVNGELVQDDTTDTLLFPFGQLVADLSRLVTLEPGDVILTGTPAGASVVSPGDTVEVEVTGSGQSTGRLRNPIASGPALETYGAMPRTDAAEREAAHGAAFAPEPLLDQRIEDGLRSVAVATLSAQLRGRGLPHMSIDGVRPTRPDTKMVGVAHTLRYLPLREDLFKRYGNGMNAQKRAIEQLRPGHVLVMDARRDTSAGTLGDILALRAQQRGAAGVVTDGGLRDSVAVTELGLPVYHGGAHPSVLGRRHVPWDTGVPIACGGALVQPGDLLVGDADGVVVVPPELAEDLITDCREQEQRERFITEQVRAGHDIDGLYPLGPDWHETYERWRKQHSTQGEPT; translated from the coding sequence ATGACGCACCCCCTGGGGAACCCCCCTTCGAAGATCATCGCTGTCCATCTCAACTACCCCAGCCGGGCCAAGGAGCGCGGCCGGATCCCGGCCCAGCCCTCCTACTTCCTCAAGCCACCCTCGTCGCTGGCAGGCACCAAGGAGGCCATCGTCCGCCCGGAGGGGTGTGAACTTCTCGGGTTCGAAGGCGAGATCGCCCTGGTCGTCGGCAGCCGGGCCCAGCGGGTGCGGCCGGAGGACGGCTGGTCCCACGTGCGGTGGGTGACCGCCGCGAACGACGCCGGGGTCTACGACCTGCGGTACGCCGACCGCGGCTCCAACCTCCGCTCCAAGGGCGCCGACGGCTTCACCCCGATCGGACCGCGCCTGCTGGACGCCCGCCAACTCGACCCGGCCGCACTCCAGTTGCGTACCTGGGTCAACGGCGAACTCGTGCAGGACGACACCACCGACACGCTCCTCTTCCCCTTCGGACAACTCGTCGCCGACCTGTCGAGACTGGTCACCCTGGAGCCCGGGGACGTCATCCTTACCGGGACTCCGGCCGGCGCGTCCGTCGTCTCCCCCGGAGACACGGTGGAGGTCGAGGTCACCGGCAGCGGGCAGTCCACCGGGCGGCTGCGCAACCCCATCGCCTCCGGGCCCGCCCTGGAGACGTACGGAGCGATGCCGAGGACGGACGCGGCCGAACGCGAGGCCGCCCACGGAGCCGCGTTCGCCCCAGAGCCACTGCTCGACCAACGCATCGAGGACGGCCTGCGATCGGTCGCGGTCGCCACACTCAGCGCGCAGTTGCGGGGGCGCGGTCTGCCGCACATGTCCATCGACGGGGTACGTCCCACACGGCCGGACACGAAGATGGTCGGCGTCGCCCACACGCTGCGCTACCTGCCGCTGCGCGAGGACCTGTTCAAGCGGTACGGCAACGGCATGAACGCCCAGAAGCGGGCCATCGAGCAGCTGCGACCCGGCCATGTGCTGGTCATGGACGCCCGCCGGGACACATCCGCCGGCACCCTCGGCGACATCCTCGCCCTGCGCGCCCAGCAGCGCGGCGCGGCCGGGGTCGTCACCGACGGAGGCCTGCGCGACAGCGTCGCCGTCACCGAACTGGGGCTGCCCGTCTACCACGGCGGAGCCCACCCCTCCGTCCTCGGCCGCCGCCATGTGCCGTGGGACACGGGAGTGCCGATCGCCTGCGGCGGAGCCCTCGTGCAGCCCGGCGACCTGCTGGTGGGAGACGCGGACGGCGTGGTCGTCGTACCGCCCGAGCTGGCCGAGGACCTGATCACCGACTGCCGGGAGCAGGAACAGCGGGAGCGCTTCATCACCGAGCAGGTGCGCGCCGGGCACGACATCGACGGCCTGTATCCCCTCGGTCCCGACTGGCACGAGACGTACGAGCGGTGGCGCAAGCAACACAGCACGCAAGGAGAGCCCACATGA
- the dapA gene encoding 4-hydroxy-tetrahydrodipicolinate synthase: protein MKFRSDPSAIRGSIAPAITPFTSDGAVDHDSLRALIRFQLESGSHGISLGGSTGEPSSQSVSERIAGMRTAVEEIGDRVPFLPGTGSHKLDETLELTAAAAELGADAALVITPYYARPTQEGLYQWYATVAREFPDLPIVAYNVPSRTAVDIAPETVKRLFTDFENFVGVKETTKDFEHFSRVLHACGRSLLVWSGIELLCLPLLALGGAGFVSAVANLAPGAVARMYELWEAGDFDGARDLHYRLHPLVDLLFVETNPAPAKWVLHQQGRIASPHVRPPLASPTDAGLSKIRALLAEGGDLTQQIGAAQ, encoded by the coding sequence ATGAAATTCCGCAGCGACCCGTCCGCCATCCGCGGCTCCATCGCTCCCGCCATCACCCCCTTCACCTCGGACGGAGCCGTCGACCACGACAGCCTGCGCGCGCTGATCCGCTTCCAGCTGGAGTCCGGTTCGCACGGCATCTCGCTGGGCGGCTCCACCGGCGAGCCCAGCTCGCAGAGCGTCAGCGAGCGGATCGCGGGGATGCGGACGGCGGTCGAGGAGATCGGCGACCGCGTCCCGTTCCTGCCCGGGACCGGATCCCACAAGCTCGACGAGACCCTCGAACTCACCGCCGCCGCAGCCGAGTTGGGCGCCGACGCCGCGCTCGTCATCACGCCGTACTACGCGCGCCCCACGCAGGAGGGGCTGTACCAGTGGTACGCGACCGTCGCACGGGAGTTCCCGGACCTGCCGATCGTCGCCTACAACGTGCCCTCGCGCACGGCCGTCGACATCGCGCCCGAGACGGTGAAGCGGCTGTTCACCGACTTCGAGAACTTCGTGGGCGTCAAGGAGACCACCAAGGACTTCGAGCACTTCTCGCGCGTGCTGCACGCCTGCGGGCGCTCACTGCTGGTGTGGTCCGGCATCGAGCTGCTCTGTCTGCCGCTGCTCGCGCTCGGCGGTGCGGGGTTCGTATCGGCCGTCGCCAACCTCGCGCCCGGCGCGGTGGCTCGGATGTACGAGCTGTGGGAGGCGGGCGATTTCGACGGTGCCCGCGATCTCCACTACCGCCTGCACCCGCTCGTCGACCTCCTGTTCGTCGAGACGAACCCGGCGCCGGCGAAGTGGGTACTGCACCAGCAGGGACGTATCGCGTCGCCCCATGTCCGCCCGCCGCTCGCCTCCCCCACCGACGCGGGCCTGTCGAAGATCCGCGCGCTCCTCGCCGAGGGCGGCGACCTCACCCAGCAGATCGGAGCCGCGCAGTGA
- the hpaE gene encoding 5-carboxymethyl-2-hydroxymuconate semialdehyde dehydrogenase, whose product MSATPEHLPPTPEHLPSVIRHWIGGALVDAADSRTFDVADPVSNTAYAQAARGSAADVDRAVTAARGAFPEWAGLSNRARAGVLYRIADAVEARHDRLAAFESYDSGLPITQARGQARRAAENFRYFADVIVALGEEAFRQGDDQFSYVVRTPVGVAGLITPWNTPFMLESWKLAPALASGCTLILKPAEWTPLSASLWPEIFEEAGVPAGVVNIVHGIGEEAGQALVDHPDVPLLSFTGSSDTGRHIIRSSAEHLKTVSMELGGKSPVVVFADADLEAALDSVVFGVFSLNGERCTAGSRVLVERPLYEEFTRRLAERAANVRVGLPSDPATEVGALVHPEHYERVLNYVEIGKKEARLVAGGTRPDHLADGNYLQPTVFADVERDARIFQEEIFGPVVAVAPFDDETEAVELANATQFGLAAYVWTSDLKRGHRIAHAVESGMVWINSHNVRDLRTPFGGVKASGVGREGGAHSIDFYTESKIVHVALTEVHTPRFGATS is encoded by the coding sequence GTGAGCGCCACCCCGGAGCACCTTCCCCCCACCCCCGAGCACCTGCCCTCCGTGATCCGGCACTGGATCGGCGGTGCCCTCGTCGACGCCGCCGACAGCCGCACGTTCGACGTCGCCGACCCGGTCTCCAACACGGCCTACGCACAGGCCGCGCGTGGCTCCGCGGCCGACGTGGACCGGGCGGTGACGGCCGCCCGGGGCGCGTTCCCGGAGTGGGCCGGGCTGTCCAACCGGGCACGCGCGGGTGTCCTGTACCGGATCGCCGACGCCGTCGAGGCCCGTCATGACCGGCTCGCCGCCTTCGAGTCGTACGACTCCGGGCTGCCGATCACGCAGGCCCGCGGCCAGGCGCGGCGTGCCGCCGAGAACTTCCGCTACTTCGCGGATGTCATCGTGGCCCTCGGCGAGGAGGCGTTCCGGCAGGGCGACGACCAGTTCAGCTATGTGGTGCGCACACCGGTGGGAGTCGCCGGGCTGATCACTCCCTGGAACACCCCCTTCATGCTGGAGAGCTGGAAGCTGGCACCCGCGCTGGCGTCCGGCTGCACGCTGATCCTCAAGCCGGCCGAGTGGACCCCGCTGTCCGCGTCGCTGTGGCCGGAGATCTTCGAAGAGGCAGGCGTGCCCGCCGGGGTGGTGAACATCGTCCACGGCATCGGCGAGGAGGCCGGCCAGGCCCTCGTCGACCACCCGGACGTACCGCTGCTCTCCTTCACCGGCTCCTCCGACACGGGCCGGCACATCATCCGGTCTTCCGCCGAGCACCTGAAGACGGTGTCGATGGAGCTGGGCGGCAAGTCCCCGGTCGTCGTCTTCGCCGACGCCGACCTGGAAGCCGCCCTGGACTCGGTCGTGTTCGGCGTGTTCTCCCTCAACGGGGAGCGTTGTACGGCAGGTTCACGCGTCCTCGTCGAGCGCCCGCTGTACGAGGAGTTCACCCGGCGACTGGCGGAGCGGGCCGCGAACGTACGCGTCGGGCTTCCTTCCGACCCGGCCACCGAGGTCGGCGCGCTGGTCCACCCCGAACACTACGAGCGCGTTCTGAACTACGTGGAGATCGGCAAGAAGGAGGCCCGCCTCGTCGCGGGCGGCACGCGGCCCGACCACCTCGCCGACGGCAACTACCTGCAGCCCACCGTCTTCGCCGACGTCGAACGCGACGCCCGTATCTTCCAGGAGGAGATCTTCGGCCCGGTCGTGGCCGTCGCTCCCTTCGACGACGAGACCGAGGCCGTGGAACTCGCGAACGCCACGCAGTTCGGCCTGGCCGCCTATGTCTGGACCTCGGACCTCAAGCGCGGCCACCGCATCGCGCACGCCGTCGAGTCCGGCATGGTCTGGATCAACTCCCACAACGTCCGTGACCTGCGCACTCCCTTCGGCGGGGTCAAGGCCTCCGGCGTCGGCCGCGAGGGCGGCGCCCACAGCATCGACTTCTACACCGAATCGAAGATCGTCCACGTCGCCCTCACCGAGGTGCACACCCCCCGCTTCGGAGCCACCTCATGA